Genomic segment of Peribacillus frigoritolerans:
GTACTTCCTTATTCCAGAAACCACTTTCACTCTTGAATGCCATGTTTTCAGAAGTGTCTTTATTCCAGAGCCAACTCGGGATGGGATAGTTGCAATCATCCCCCACATTACCGCCGCATTGGTGCGTAGACAAAATGGGCACCCATTTTAAACCGGAAGCTTTCACGGTTTCCGCATATTTTTTATAATAGGACCAATCAAACTGATTATCTTTTTTACTCTCGACCAATCCCCACCAGATATCTGTCGTAATTGCATATACTCCATTTTCCTTCAACTGGGTCAGCTCTGCTTTAAATGCCTCCCAATCTGTTATTTCACCCAATGGGGCCATCACATAAAGCTTGTAATCTGGTTGTACTTCTGCTATTCCAGGTGTATTTGATAAAGGAACAAAATACAGCATAAAGGTAAAAACGCCAACAGATAATTTGTTCATGAAACGCCAACCTTTCCCCTATAACTTTATTTGTTTAAATTTCGGTTCATCACCGAAACCGCTTACATTTTTTGTTTTTTAGTCATTCCTTTACTAGAATTATATTTGTTATGGAAATATTTATCAATTATTTCATCGGAGGAATTTAGTTCAAAAATCGACAAAGAAAAAATGGATAGTCTAAGAGACTATCCAGAGCAGCTGGTTATAAAACTATATAAACATTATCATCTTCTATTTCAACATGGAATGTCTTTACACAACCATTATCAGGTTTTTGGACTTCTCCATTCTTGACACTGATTTTCCAGTCATGCATCGGGCAAAATACGTGATCACCACTCACAATGCCTTCCACCAGAACCCCACCTTTGTGTGGGCAACGATTTTCAATAGCCCGGAATTCACCATTTG
This window contains:
- the nirD gene encoding nitrite reductase small subunit NirD — encoded protein: MGKTLQKIKVSTVNEMPKNLGKTVTIGSHEIALFHLANGEFRAIENRCPHKGGVLVEGIVSGDHVFCPMHDWKISVKNGEVQKPDNGCVKTFHVEIEDDNVYIVL